One stretch of Campylobacter sp. CCS1377 DNA includes these proteins:
- the serC gene encoding phosphoserine transaminase, which yields MRKINFSAGPSTLPLEILQKAQNELVDYEGKGYSIMEISHRTKIFEEVHFGAMQKAKELYGLGDDYEVLFLQGGASLQFAMIPMNLNLGGVCEYANTGIWTKKAIKEAQILGIDVKVVASSEDKNFSYIPEVKFSDNADYAYICSNNTIYGTQYKEYPKTKAPLIVDASSDFFSRKVDFSNIAIFYGGVQKNAGISGLSCVFIRKDMLERSQSKNIPSMLKFSVHAENQSLFNTPPTFAIYMFNLEMAWLLNQGGLDKINEKNTQKAKLLYDTIDSSEGFYKGHAKSDSRSLMNVSFNISKSSDLESIFVKEAEEAGMIGLKGHRLLGGIRASIYNAITLDQVKTLCEFMKEFAKKHA from the coding sequence ATGAGAAAAATTAATTTTAGTGCAGGGCCTTCAACTTTACCTTTGGAAATTTTGCAAAAGGCGCAAAATGAACTTGTGGATTATGAGGGCAAGGGTTATTCTATTATGGAGATTAGCCATAGGACTAAAATTTTTGAAGAAGTGCATTTTGGTGCTATGCAAAAAGCAAAAGAGCTTTATGGCTTGGGTGATGATTATGAGGTTTTGTTTTTGCAAGGTGGGGCAAGTTTGCAATTTGCTATGATTCCTATGAATTTAAATTTAGGCGGAGTTTGCGAGTATGCTAATACAGGAATTTGGACCAAAAAAGCCATCAAGGAAGCACAAATTTTAGGCATTGATGTTAAAGTGGTTGCAAGTAGTGAGGATAAAAATTTCAGTTATATTCCTGAAGTGAAATTTAGTGATAATGCTGATTATGCTTATATTTGTTCAAATAATACAATTTATGGCACTCAGTATAAAGAGTATCCAAAAACAAAAGCCCCATTAATTGTCGATGCTTCAAGTGATTTTTTCTCAAGAAAAGTGGATTTTTCTAATATTGCGATTTTTTATGGTGGAGTGCAAAAAAATGCTGGAATTTCTGGTCTTAGTTGTGTATTTATCCGCAAAGATATGCTAGAAAGAAGTCAAAGTAAAAATATCCCTAGTATGTTAAAATTCAGCGTTCATGCGGAAAATCAGTCTTTATTTAATACCCCACCAACTTTTGCAATTTATATGTTTAATCTTGAAATGGCGTGGCTTTTAAATCAAGGTGGACTTGATAAGATCAATGAAAAAAATACTCAAAAAGCCAAGCTTTTATATGATACTATTGATAGTAGTGAAGGTTTTTATAAGGGTCATGCTAAGTCAGATAGCCGTTCTTTGATGAATGTGAGTTTTAATATAAGTAAAAGTTCTGATCTTGAGTCAATTTTTGTTAAAGAAGCCGAGGAAGCGGGTATGATAGGCTTAAAAGGACATAGGCTTTTAGGTGGAATTCGTGCAAGTATTTATAATGCCATTACTTTAGATCAAGTAAAAACTTTATGTGAATTTATGAAAGAATTTGCCAAAAAGCACGCTTAA
- a CDS encoding efflux RND transporter permease subunit, protein MYKFAINRPITVLMLFLALVIFGLISAFSMSVNLFPNVSIPLIKITVETNGDLNYIESKITKEIENALSEIDSIKTINSASYDNFSITMVEFELDKDLEIAANDVRDKLGTLNLNANAKVEKVASDAGAAISLFIHSKSNDSVKLMQNVDEKIKPFLQRISGVGKIEDTAFLKPQIRIVLDPNLLEKYHLNAFEVAQMIKNQNFKQALGELENSKDTFLIKGYFEANSIKELEELRLMSGVFLKDVAKIIPLYEDKKQSAIYKDKEGVVLELGKITNYNTLQLITNVKNALVNLEQIIDEDLEINIIYDKSLNIHKHLFQVIIDMCIGIALTVMIVFLFLRNLSATLIACIAIPTSIISTFFIIDLLGYDLNRLTFIALTLSIGIFIDDAIVVIENIAKKIKTYPPLEAAFLGISEIGFSVLSISVVLLCVFIPISYMNSIPGLFFNTLGISVASGIVISFFVSILLIPSLSARFFNPKESKFYQKSEKIFEKIEQSYEKLLFVILKNKIKFILSSFAFIAFCFFLATKIGLDFLPMEDDSEFQIHLESKEDISLEAMQEKSLEILSWIKADEKVDYAYLLVAYDDAKDSTKAKIYVKLKALEKRKQRQSEIVAAYRENLQNSDLKIKVLEIPKIEGAGIEYPVQFLILGEDLNDIKQAAQKTKELLKSNENIVDIDDNLGAQKNEIGIYLNKEKAKKLDVNPQYLAMVLAHSFAGLNVGSMDNGNTKNDIVISFDKNYKQNLDSLKRIKIKNNQGQILDLISVVDIIYKQNIKSINRYNKNRSVKISAGVNGISLSEVQNLLISHSKELLSVGKNLNYAFSGFINLLDETVQGFVFSIILGVILIYLVLAALYESLILPLVIMITMPLAFAGTCVGLFLSGNNFSLFVLVAIILLFGMVGKNAILLVDLANKKCLEGNDGDAALIYAGKSRLRAILMTTFAMIFAMLPLAFSKGAGYEANSPMAIAVISGLISSTILTLLVVPALFKACFRLDSKLRKFYQRKKLD, encoded by the coding sequence ATGTATAAATTTGCCATAAACCGTCCCATTACTGTATTGATGCTCTTTTTGGCTCTTGTGATTTTTGGACTTATTTCAGCTTTTAGTATGAGTGTGAATTTATTCCCCAATGTTAGCATTCCTTTGATTAAAATCACGGTTGAAACCAATGGGGATTTAAACTACATAGAATCAAAAATCACCAAAGAAATAGAAAATGCTCTAAGTGAAATTGATAGCATTAAAACAATCAATTCAGCAAGTTATGATAATTTTAGCATCACTATGGTTGAATTTGAGCTTGATAAAGATTTAGAAATCGCAGCCAATGATGTTAGAGATAAACTTGGGACTCTAAACTTAAACGCCAATGCAAAAGTAGAAAAAGTCGCTTCAGATGCTGGAGCGGCTATTAGTCTTTTTATACATTCAAAAAGCAATGATAGTGTGAAACTTATGCAAAATGTTGATGAAAAAATCAAACCCTTTTTGCAAAGAATTTCTGGCGTAGGTAAAATCGAAGATACTGCTTTTTTAAAGCCACAAATTCGCATTGTTTTAGATCCAAATTTACTGGAAAAATACCATCTTAACGCTTTTGAAGTGGCACAAATGATTAAAAATCAAAATTTCAAACAAGCCTTAGGCGAACTTGAAAATTCCAAAGATACTTTTTTAATTAAAGGCTATTTTGAAGCAAATTCAATCAAAGAATTAGAAGAATTAAGACTAATGAGTGGCGTTTTTCTAAAAGATGTTGCCAAAATCATTCCCCTTTATGAAGACAAAAAACAAAGCGCGATTTACAAAGACAAAGAAGGTGTGGTGCTAGAACTAGGTAAAATCACAAATTATAATACTTTACAACTCATCACTAATGTTAAAAACGCACTGGTAAATTTAGAGCAAATTATCGATGAAGATTTAGAGATTAATATCATTTATGATAAAAGTTTAAATATCCACAAACACTTATTTCAAGTTATTATCGATATGTGTATAGGTATAGCTTTAACTGTAATGATAGTGTTTTTGTTTTTGCGAAATTTAAGCGCGACTTTGATCGCTTGTATCGCCATACCAACTTCTATCATTTCAACCTTTTTTATCATTGATCTTTTGGGCTATGATTTAAACCGCCTTACCTTTATCGCCTTAACTCTAAGCATAGGAATATTTATCGATGATGCTATCGTTGTCATTGAAAATATCGCTAAAAAAATCAAAACCTACCCACCGCTTGAAGCTGCGTTTTTAGGCATTAGCGAAATAGGTTTTAGTGTTTTGAGTATTAGTGTTGTTTTGCTTTGCGTTTTCATACCTATTTCTTATATGAATTCCATTCCTGGTTTGTTTTTTAACACTCTAGGCATTAGCGTAGCTTCTGGCATAGTCATTAGTTTTTTTGTGTCAATCTTACTTATACCAAGTTTAAGTGCAAGATTTTTTAACCCCAAAGAGAGTAAATTTTATCAAAAGAGTGAGAAAATTTTCGAAAAAATAGAACAAAGTTATGAAAAACTACTCTTTGTAATTTTAAAAAATAAAATCAAATTTATACTTAGTAGTTTTGCTTTTATAGCCTTTTGTTTTTTCCTGGCTACTAAAATCGGACTTGATTTTTTACCTATGGAAGATGATAGCGAATTTCAAATACACCTTGAAAGCAAAGAAGATATTTCCTTAGAAGCCATGCAAGAAAAATCTTTAGAAATTCTTTCTTGGATCAAAGCAGATGAAAAGGTTGATTACGCATATTTGCTTGTAGCTTATGATGATGCAAAGGATTCTACAAAGGCAAAAATTTATGTAAAATTAAAAGCATTGGAAAAAAGAAAACAAAGGCAAAGTGAAATTGTAGCAGCTTATAGAGAGAATCTACAAAATTCGGACTTAAAAATCAAAGTTCTTGAAATTCCAAAAATAGAAGGTGCAGGCATAGAATATCCAGTGCAATTTTTAATCTTAGGAGAAGATCTAAACGATATCAAACAAGCAGCCCAAAAAACAAAAGAACTCTTAAAAAGCAATGAAAATATTGTTGATATTGATGATAATCTAGGGGCACAAAAAAATGAAATTGGCATTTATCTTAATAAAGAAAAAGCTAAAAAACTCGATGTAAATCCACAATATCTTGCTATGGTTTTGGCACACTCTTTTGCTGGATTAAATGTAGGAAGTATGGATAATGGCAATACAAAAAATGATATTGTTATCAGTTTTGATAAAAATTACAAGCAAAATTTAGACTCGCTTAAAAGGATAAAAATCAAAAACAATCAAGGTCAAATTTTAGATCTTATCAGCGTTGTAGATATTATCTATAAGCAAAATATCAAGTCAATCAATCGTTATAACAAAAACCGTAGCGTAAAAATTAGTGCTGGAGTTAATGGCATTTCTTTAAGCGAGGTGCAAAATTTGCTTATTTCGCACTCTAAAGAACTTTTAAGCGTGGGTAAGAATTTAAACTATGCTTTTTCAGGTTTTATCAACCTTTTAGATGAAACGGTGCAAGGCTTTGTTTTTTCTATTATTTTAGGAGTTATTTTAATTTATCTGGTCTTAGCTGCACTTTATGAAAGCTTGATTTTACCTCTAGTCATTATGATTACTATGCCTTTAGCATTTGCTGGGACTTGCGTGGGACTTTTTTTAAGCGGAAATAATTTTTCTTTATTTGTTTTAGTTGCCATTATTTTACTTTTTGGTATGGTGGGTAAAAATGCGATTTTGCTTGTAGATTTAGCCAATAAAAAATGCCTTGAAGGAAATGACGGGGATGCAGCTTTGATTTATGCAGGAAAATCAAGACTTAGAGCAATTTTGATGACAACTTTTGCAATGATTTTTGCTATGCTACCTTTGGCTTTCTCAAAGGGCGCAGGATATGAAGCCAATTCACCTATGGCTATTGCGGTAATTTCAGGACTTATTAGCTCGACTATACTTACTTTGCTTGTTGTGCCTGCTTTATTTAAAGCTTGCTTTAGGCTTGATAGTAAATTAAGAAAATTTTATCAAAGAAAGAAATTAGACTGA
- a CDS encoding efflux RND transporter periplasmic adaptor subunit produces the protein MKKIILFLMSVFSLHAEEIYASFDVIALNSSKLAIESIGIIKEIKVDVAQKVKKGEILLTLDNTSEKIALQNAKNDHELALVAFNNAKSRLEKFKKVQSVIDKQSYEDILAEYEKQSLLLQKAKINIKYYENLLDKKILKAPYDGIISAKFKDIGDGVGGVSQPLLEIFSYPEVKLLISFDEQYKDKVKIGQNYIYKIDKETKEYQGKISLIYPSIDTKTRKIYAEVRARNLTPGLFGEGRIQIKEK, from the coding sequence ATGAAAAAAATTATTTTATTTTTAATGAGTGTTTTTTCTTTGCATGCAGAAGAAATTTATGCAAGTTTTGATGTAATAGCTCTAAATTCTAGCAAACTGGCTATTGAAAGCATAGGTATCATTAAAGAAATTAAAGTCGATGTTGCGCAAAAAGTCAAAAAAGGCGAAATTCTACTCACTTTAGACAATACAAGTGAAAAAATAGCCTTACAAAACGCCAAAAACGATCACGAGCTTGCCTTAGTAGCCTTTAATAATGCCAAAAGTCGCTTGGAAAAATTTAAAAAAGTACAAAGTGTGATTGACAAGCAAAGTTATGAAGATATTTTGGCTGAATATGAAAAACAAAGTCTTTTGCTTCAAAAGGCTAAAATCAACATTAAATATTACGAAAATTTATTGGATAAAAAAATACTTAAAGCTCCATATGATGGCATTATTAGTGCAAAATTTAAGGATATTGGAGATGGAGTTGGCGGAGTAAGTCAGCCTTTATTAGAAATCTTTTCCTATCCTGAAGTAAAACTTTTAATTAGTTTTGATGAGCAATACAAAGATAAGGTAAAAATTGGGCAAAATTATATTTATAAAATAGACAAAGAAACTAAAGAATATCAAGGAAAAATCAGCCTAATTTATCCTAGCATTGACACAAAAACAAGAAAAATTTACGCCGAAGTTAGGGCTAGAAATTTAACTCCTGGACTCTTTGGCGAAGGTAGAATTCAAATTAAAGAAAAATAA
- a CDS encoding TolC family protein, translating into MKFLVFLLPVLLCASNLKDFIELSTQNEQYLIEELKSLQASKEEEKITKSYYPNLSLNSGYISNHKDRLIIDPKESLFAQFSLNFLLLDGGERSANIKTFEHKSKLAKLRGEQSKNYLALSASALFFNYQSLEKIIQAKKQQSLYLENTLSRLEKFHEAGLSAKDELESIRAKYHLSLLELSQNELKLLQIQKEIKQLLKKDLIPQGFANIKEPQNIKSQNLELAMAKEQISISQEQVNAAKSLYFPKISLQNNFMLYQNNYEPKIPRPYKDMAQMLIEESGQSNQIMLVLEWKLFDFGARKQNLESKRLEVQMQNLNLNYLERKNTLELDYLNQNLKVLKQQIWALNSALNAAQIAFESIDQKYSSGLCTYIEYLGALQTLFKAQSDLEFAKNEFEIAKANYYFTAGIDIKTKVEE; encoded by the coding sequence ATGAAATTTTTAGTTTTTTTACTACCTGTTTTACTATGTGCTTCTAATCTAAAAGATTTTATAGAACTTAGCACACAAAACGAACAATATCTAATTGAAGAATTAAAAAGCCTACAAGCTAGTAAAGAAGAAGAAAAAATTACTAAATCTTATTATCCAAATTTGAGTTTAAATTCAGGCTATATCAGCAATCACAAAGATAGACTTATCATTGATCCCAAAGAAAGCCTCTTTGCACAATTTAGTTTAAATTTTTTGCTTTTAGATGGCGGTGAAAGAAGTGCTAATATCAAAACATTCGAACACAAAAGCAAACTTGCGAAATTAAGAGGAGAACAGAGTAAAAATTATCTTGCATTAAGTGCTAGTGCGTTGTTTTTTAATTATCAAAGTTTAGAAAAAATCATACAAGCTAAAAAACAACAAAGTCTTTATCTTGAAAATACTTTAAGTAGACTAGAGAAATTTCACGAGGCGGGACTAAGCGCAAAAGATGAATTAGAAAGTATTAGAGCTAAATATCATTTAAGTTTATTGGAACTAAGTCAAAACGAATTAAAACTTTTGCAAATTCAAAAAGAAATCAAGCAACTTTTAAAAAAAGATCTTATCCCACAAGGTTTTGCAAATATCAAAGAACCACAAAATATTAAAAGCCAAAATTTAGAACTTGCCATGGCAAAAGAGCAAATTAGTATCTCGCAAGAACAAGTTAATGCCGCAAAATCTTTATATTTTCCTAAAATTTCTTTGCAAAATAATTTTATGCTTTATCAAAACAATTATGAACCCAAAATTCCTAGGCCTTATAAAGATATGGCACAAATGCTAATAGAAGAAAGTGGGCAAAGTAATCAAATCATGCTTGTTCTAGAATGGAAACTTTTTGACTTTGGCGCAAGAAAGCAAAATTTAGAAAGTAAGAGATTAGAAGTACAAATGCAAAATTTAAATTTAAATTATTTAGAAAGAAAAAATACTTTAGAGCTTGATTATTTAAATCAAAATTTAAAAGTTTTAAAACAACAAATTTGGGCACTAAATTCAGCCTTAAATGCCGCACAAATTGCATTTGAAAGTATAGATCAAAAATACAGTAGCGGACTTTGCACCTATATAGAATACCTTGGGGCTTTGCAAACCTTATTTAAAGCGCAAAGTGATTTAGAATTTGCAAAAAATGAATTTGAAATTGCTAAGGCGAATTATTATTTTACCGCTGGTATTGATATTAAAACAAAGGTAGAAGAATGA